A region of Allocoleopsis franciscana PCC 7113 DNA encodes the following proteins:
- a CDS encoding peptidylprolyl isomerase, with amino-acid sequence MDAILQIGDRTITAEEILPLLAGYQLLAPLLRELIIDQAIAEIDCTPEEAAQARKQFFEQNQITSEETQQAWMQQRKMTAEQLESLTIRGVKIEKFKQITWGNKLESYFLSRKSQLDRVIYSLIRSQDPGIIQELFFRVQEGEQSFADLAREYSQGPEAETGGLIGPVELSTPHPAIAQILRLSQPGQLAPPTRLGEWLVIVRLEKFIPAQLDAPMRQRLLNECFSTWLTEQLNQQLAVLN; translated from the coding sequence ATGGATGCCATTTTACAAATTGGCGATCGCACGATTACAGCAGAAGAAATTCTTCCCTTGTTGGCAGGATACCAACTGCTAGCCCCATTGCTGCGCGAACTGATCATTGATCAGGCGATCGCGGAAATCGACTGCACGCCGGAAGAAGCCGCCCAAGCCCGTAAGCAGTTTTTTGAGCAAAATCAAATTACGAGTGAGGAAACTCAACAAGCTTGGATGCAGCAGCGTAAAATGACGGCAGAACAACTCGAAAGCTTAACGATTCGGGGGGTCAAGATTGAAAAATTCAAACAAATCACTTGGGGAAACAAACTAGAATCCTATTTTCTCAGCCGCAAGTCTCAATTGGATCGGGTGATCTATTCTCTGATTCGTTCTCAAGACCCAGGGATTATCCAAGAACTCTTTTTCCGAGTCCAAGAAGGAGAACAGTCTTTTGCTGATTTAGCACGAGAGTATTCCCAAGGGCCAGAGGCAGAAACAGGCGGGTTGATTGGCCCTGTTGAGCTCAGTACGCCCCATCCTGCGATCGCTCAAATCTTACGTTTAAGTCAACCCGGTCAACTTGCCCCACCCACGCGGCTGGGAGAATGGTTAGTCATTGTACGCTTAGAAAAGTTTATCCCCGCTCAGCTCGATGCTCCCATGCGTCAGCGGCTGCTCAATGAGTGTTTTTCAACCTGGTTGACTGAACAACTGAACCAGCAGTTAGCCGTTCTTAATTAG
- a CDS encoding WecB/TagA/CpsF family glycosyltransferase — translation MMDSQLDTLQKPGPITTDKVRILNVDIDNVTESEVLKQLDRGVVFTPNVDHLLLLENDSEFLSVYDTADYKLCDSKILYYVSRFLGTPIKEKISGSDFFPSFCNYHKDNQAIKVFLLGAKEGVATQAQENLNTKLGREIVVGAHSPSFGFEKNEEECQEIIEEINNSGATVLAIGVGAPKQEKWIHKYKDQLINIKIFLAIGATIDFEAGNKKRAPKWVTEIGLEWLHRLLSEPKRLWKRYLIGGPIFCWLIFKQKLHLKSVNSRRVLQSIPDL, via the coding sequence ATGATGGATAGTCAATTAGATACTCTTCAAAAGCCAGGTCCGATTACAACGGACAAAGTCAGGATATTGAATGTAGACATTGATAATGTCACAGAGTCAGAGGTTCTAAAGCAGTTAGACCGGGGTGTGGTGTTCACCCCTAATGTTGATCACCTGCTTTTGCTGGAAAACGACTCAGAGTTTTTGAGTGTTTATGATACGGCTGACTATAAATTGTGTGATAGTAAAATCCTCTATTATGTCTCTCGTTTTTTGGGGACACCGATAAAAGAGAAGATTTCTGGCTCTGATTTTTTCCCTTCTTTTTGTAACTATCATAAAGATAATCAAGCGATTAAAGTTTTTCTCTTAGGAGCCAAAGAGGGAGTGGCAACCCAGGCTCAAGAAAATTTGAATACTAAGTTAGGTAGAGAAATTGTGGTTGGGGCGCATTCTCCTTCTTTTGGATTTGAAAAGAATGAAGAAGAATGCCAAGAAATTATTGAAGAAATTAACAATTCCGGTGCAACAGTCTTAGCGATAGGGGTGGGTGCGCCGAAGCAAGAAAAGTGGATACATAAGTATAAAGACCAGTTGATTAACATTAAGATCTTTTTGGCGATCGGAGCAACCATTGATTTTGAGGCGGGTAATAAAAAACGTGCTCCTAAGTGGGTGACTGAGATTGGATTGGAATGGTTACATCGATTACTTTCTGAGCCTAAACGGTTATGGAAGCGGTACTTGATTGGGGGGCCGATATTCTGTTGGTTGATTTTTAAGCAGAAGCTCCATCTTAAGAGCGTTAACAGTCGCCGTGTCCTACAGTCAATCCCTGATTTGTAG
- the galE gene encoding UDP-glucose 4-epimerase GalE, producing MANPTILVTGGAGYIGSHAVLALREAGYEVVILDNLVYGHRDIVETVLKVELIEGDIADRALLDKIFKTREFAAVMHFAAYAYVGESVGQPAKYYRNNVTGTLTLLEAMCDAGIKNFVFSSTCATYGVPEQIPVSEDQPKQPINPYGMSKLMVEHILDDFDHAYGLRSVRFRYFNAAGADPQGRLGEDHSPETHILPLVLLTAMGKRESISIYGTDYDTPDGTCLRDYIHVTDLAQAHILGLEYLLKGGSTEVFNLGNGQGFSIREVIEAARVVTGRPIAVTLADRRPGDPPILVGSGEKAKQVLGWNPQYADLETILKHAWQWHQKRHESV from the coding sequence ATGGCAAATCCTACAATTTTAGTAACGGGCGGCGCAGGTTACATTGGTTCCCATGCGGTTCTAGCGCTGCGAGAGGCGGGCTATGAAGTCGTAATCTTAGACAATTTAGTTTATGGTCATCGCGACATAGTAGAGACGGTACTTAAGGTAGAACTGATTGAGGGTGATATTGCAGACCGGGCACTATTAGACAAAATCTTTAAAACACGGGAATTTGCAGCCGTCATGCATTTTGCCGCCTATGCTTATGTGGGTGAATCAGTAGGTCAGCCTGCCAAGTACTATCGCAATAACGTGACCGGTACTCTCACGCTGCTGGAAGCGATGTGTGATGCCGGAATCAAGAACTTTGTGTTTTCATCCACTTGTGCAACTTACGGTGTCCCTGAACAAATTCCGGTTTCGGAAGACCAACCAAAGCAGCCAATCAATCCCTACGGCATGAGTAAGCTGATGGTGGAGCACATCCTTGATGATTTTGACCATGCTTATGGTCTACGGTCTGTGCGCTTCCGCTATTTTAACGCAGCGGGTGCTGACCCCCAAGGGCGTTTGGGAGAAGATCATAGTCCCGAAACGCACATTCTTCCTTTAGTGCTGTTGACGGCAATGGGCAAACGGGAGAGTATTTCGATTTATGGCACTGACTACGACACCCCAGATGGGACTTGCCTTCGGGACTACATCCATGTGACTGATCTGGCACAGGCACACATTTTGGGTCTGGAGTACTTACTCAAGGGGGGGAGTACGGAGGTGTTTAATTTGGGTAATGGACAAGGATTTTCGATTCGGGAAGTGATTGAAGCCGCCCGTGTTGTTACTGGTCGCCCCATTGCCGTAACTTTGGCTGACCGCCGTCCGGGAGACCCACCCATCCTTGTGGGTAGTGGTGAGAAGGCTAAGCAAGTCTTAGGTTGGAACCCTCAGTATGCAGACTTAGAAACTATCCTCAAACACGCATGGCAGTGGCATCAGAAGCGGCATGAGAGTGTTTGA
- a CDS encoding AI-2E family transporter, with protein MKESISKLPRQLNIGLIFPIVFLNGWLLLLLVQMLQPLPSILITATLIAFLLDYPIRFLHERGVNRGIAMAVVVLLFVMILVTIGLFLVPIIWQQANELLTRLPDWLKSGQQQLQSLEDWAIAQQLPIDLSGTYSQIINRITSLLRSLTSQVFSLIFNTIGSIVNVFLTLVFSFFLVWRGERLWNGILSWFPDQWDQLIRQSLPYNFERFIAGQVILAVIISIAQTTAQLILGVPLAQLFGFGIGAASLIPFGGTTTIVIVSLLLALSNFWLGVKVLVIAIVINQIVESVLGPRIVGELTGLNPVWMLISLDIGVKTGGVLGLLVAVPIASFIKVTFDTIRSSKLTIQIVPSTADIPPTPQENDPSPYSARK; from the coding sequence ATGAAGGAATCCATCAGTAAGCTTCCTCGCCAGCTCAATATTGGGTTAATCTTCCCGATTGTTTTTCTCAATGGCTGGCTTCTGCTTCTGTTGGTTCAGATGCTACAGCCTTTGCCCAGCATTTTAATCACAGCTACCCTGATTGCATTCTTGCTCGATTACCCCATTCGCTTCCTCCATGAACGTGGAGTCAATCGAGGCATCGCTATGGCAGTAGTCGTCCTATTATTTGTGATGATTTTAGTCACGATAGGACTGTTCTTGGTTCCCATTATTTGGCAACAAGCCAATGAATTGTTAACTCGGCTACCCGATTGGCTGAAGTCAGGTCAACAGCAACTGCAAAGCCTGGAAGATTGGGCAATTGCTCAACAGTTACCCATCGATTTAAGTGGCACTTATAGTCAGATTATTAACCGAATAACCAGCCTCCTGCGTTCCCTCACCAGTCAAGTATTCAGTTTAATTTTTAATACCATTGGCAGTATCGTCAATGTTTTCTTAACACTGGTATTTTCTTTCTTCTTGGTTTGGAGAGGGGAACGATTGTGGAATGGCATCCTTAGCTGGTTTCCCGATCAGTGGGATCAGCTCATCCGTCAATCCCTGCCCTACAATTTCGAGCGGTTTATTGCTGGTCAAGTGATTCTGGCGGTAATCATCAGTATTGCTCAGACAACCGCTCAGTTGATTTTGGGTGTTCCTTTAGCTCAACTCTTTGGCTTTGGGATCGGAGCCGCGAGTCTGATTCCCTTTGGTGGCACTACGACGATTGTGATCGTGAGCTTGCTCCTCGCCCTCAGTAACTTTTGGTTAGGGGTTAAAGTTTTGGTAATCGCGATCGTGATTAATCAAATTGTCGAGAGTGTCTTGGGGCCGCGTATTGTGGGTGAACTCACCGGATTGAATCCAGTATGGATGCTAATTTCCCTGGATATTGGGGTTAAAACTGGAGGCGTTTTAGGATTGCTGGTAGCCGTGCCGATAGCCAGTTTTATTAAAGTAACTTTTGATACGATTCGGTCGTCCAAACTCACAATCCAAATTGTACCGAGTACAGCAGACATTCCTCCGACGCCTCAAGAGAATGATCCATCCCCCTACTCAGCTCGTAAATAA
- a CDS encoding U32 family peptidase, translated as MNVDRTPLPQPTSPSFGRPELLAPAGHWDCAKAAIENGADAIYFGLDRFNARMRAQNITEAELPRLMEFLHRRGVKGYVTLNTLVFPQELAEAEQYLRTIIAAGVDAVIVQDVGICRLIRHLSPDFPIHASTQMTITSAVGVEFAQSLGCELVVLARECSLPEINKIKTQIAKKNISLPLEVFVHGALCVAYSGQCLTSESLGGRSANRGECAQACRMPYELISDGKEVDLGNCKYLLSPQDLAGLEVLPDLVKAGVSCLKIEGRLKTPEYVANVTRVYRQALDRVMTELVKDDTTTSLPPTPPSKRRKNLAPLNKEDWGERSNQHHVTDQERYNLEMAFSRGLYPGWFRGINNQELVHARFGKKRGVYLGEVTRIHKDQVTVQCRGMALPCPIKPGDGVVFDSGHPEAKEEGGRVYAVEQRGQDAVLAFGRRDLNLRRVKVGDKVWKTSDPELDRQLRQSFAGDNPQFQRPIQVEVQGEVGQPLIAIARDELGHVVQVESSVPLETAHTKPLTTERLQEQLGRLGNTPFCLGNLTNHLKCEAMLPVSELNRMRRDLVAQLEQLRVQPKRWQLNSSASLQDLLPKWAREDHPYAPNLIVLVRNLKQLQAALQAGIETLYCEFEDPRAYRKAVQLVRDGQTVPNQTIWVAPPRITKPGENYILQQVRSCEADGYLVRNYDHLQFFAADRCIGDFSLNVANPLTADYFKQQFGLERLTASYDLNINQLEDLLTLCLGHWFEVTIHQHMPMFHMEHCVFCAFLSTGTDYTNCGRPCEKHEVKLRDRVGTEHILQADAGCRNTVFNGTAQTGAEYVQHLIELGVRDFRIEFLNETPQQVTQTIQRYRQLLQGEITGSQLWRQLKLQNQLGVTRGPLRRSAPVNY; from the coding sequence ATGAACGTTGATCGCACACCCCTTCCCCAACCCACCTCACCCAGCTTTGGGCGACCAGAACTCCTTGCCCCAGCAGGACACTGGGATTGCGCCAAAGCGGCTATAGAAAATGGCGCAGATGCCATTTACTTCGGCTTGGATCGGTTTAATGCGCGGATGCGGGCGCAAAATATTACGGAGGCAGAGTTACCTCGATTGATGGAATTCCTGCACCGTCGCGGTGTGAAAGGTTATGTCACCCTGAATACCTTGGTGTTTCCTCAAGAACTTGCAGAAGCAGAACAATATCTCCGTACCATTATCGCGGCGGGTGTGGATGCGGTCATTGTTCAGGATGTGGGAATTTGCCGCCTCATCCGTCATCTCTCACCCGATTTTCCCATCCATGCCTCCACCCAGATGACCATCACCAGTGCCGTTGGGGTGGAATTTGCCCAATCCCTGGGTTGTGAGTTGGTTGTCTTGGCGCGTGAATGCTCTCTGCCAGAAATCAACAAAATCAAGACGCAGATTGCCAAAAAAAATATCTCACTTCCCCTAGAAGTTTTTGTTCACGGTGCCTTGTGCGTGGCCTATTCCGGTCAGTGCTTGACCAGTGAATCCCTAGGGGGACGTTCTGCCAATCGAGGAGAATGTGCCCAAGCTTGCCGGATGCCCTATGAGCTGATAAGTGATGGGAAAGAGGTCGATTTGGGTAATTGCAAATACCTGCTGAGTCCCCAAGATTTGGCAGGGTTAGAGGTACTCCCAGACTTGGTCAAGGCAGGGGTAAGTTGTCTGAAAATTGAAGGTCGTCTCAAAACTCCAGAATATGTCGCCAATGTGACCCGTGTCTATCGCCAAGCGCTGGATCGGGTGATGACGGAGTTGGTGAAAGACGATACAACAACTTCGCTCCCCCCGACACCCCCTTCAAAAAGGAGGAAAAACCTAGCCCCCCTTAACAAGGAGGATTGGGGGGAGCGATCCAACCAGCACCACGTTACCGACCAAGAACGCTACAACCTAGAGATGGCGTTCTCGCGGGGACTTTATCCAGGCTGGTTTCGCGGAATTAATAATCAAGAACTAGTACACGCCCGTTTTGGTAAAAAGCGGGGAGTTTACCTGGGCGAAGTGACTCGCATCCATAAAGATCAAGTCACAGTCCAATGTAGGGGCATGGCATTACCATGCCCTATCAAGCCTGGGGATGGAGTGGTCTTCGACAGCGGTCACCCGGAAGCCAAGGAGGAAGGCGGTCGAGTCTATGCTGTAGAACAACGGGGTCAAGATGCTGTGTTGGCATTTGGACGACGTGACCTGAACCTGCGCCGGGTAAAGGTGGGGGATAAGGTGTGGAAAACCAGCGACCCCGAACTGGATCGGCAACTGCGCCAGAGTTTTGCCGGAGATAATCCCCAATTTCAGCGTCCTATTCAGGTTGAAGTTCAGGGCGAAGTCGGTCAGCCCCTCATTGCGATCGCTCGTGACGAACTGGGTCATGTTGTCCAAGTTGAGTCCTCTGTGCCCCTCGAAACGGCACATACCAAACCCCTCACCACAGAACGATTGCAGGAACAATTGGGTCGTCTCGGCAATACCCCCTTCTGTTTGGGTAACTTGACAAATCACCTAAAATGTGAAGCAATGCTTCCCGTGAGTGAGTTGAACCGGATGCGGCGCGATCTGGTGGCGCAGTTGGAACAGTTGAGAGTGCAACCCAAGCGCTGGCAACTCAACTCAAGCGCTTCCCTTCAAGACTTACTGCCAAAGTGGGCACGAGAAGACCACCCCTACGCCCCCAATCTAATTGTGCTGGTGCGGAACCTGAAGCAATTGCAAGCCGCTCTCCAAGCAGGAATTGAAACCCTCTACTGCGAGTTTGAAGACCCCCGCGCCTACCGAAAAGCCGTGCAGTTAGTGCGTGACGGGCAGACGGTTCCTAATCAAACCATCTGGGTTGCACCCCCTCGAATTACCAAACCTGGAGAGAACTATATTTTGCAACAAGTCCGCTCTTGTGAAGCGGATGGCTATTTAGTGCGAAACTATGACCATCTCCAGTTCTTTGCCGCAGACCGTTGTATTGGGGATTTCTCTCTCAACGTTGCCAATCCCCTAACAGCCGATTATTTTAAGCAACAATTTGGACTGGAACGGCTGACGGCATCTTACGATTTGAATATTAACCAACTCGAAGACTTACTCACCCTTTGCCTGGGTCACTGGTTCGAGGTGACTATCCATCAGCACATGCCCATGTTTCACATGGAGCATTGTGTGTTTTGCGCCTTTCTCTCGACGGGGACAGACTACACTAACTGTGGACGCCCTTGCGAGAAACATGAGGTGAAATTGCGCGATCGCGTAGGCACGGAACATATTCTGCAAGCGGATGCAGGCTGTCGGAATACGGTGTTTAACGGTACCGCTCAAACTGGGGCAGAATATGTACAACATCTCATAGAATTGGGCGTTCGCGACTTCCGGATTGAATTCCTGAATGAGACACCCCAGCAAGTAACTCAGACGATTCAGCGCTATCGGCAACTGCTGCAAGGGGAAATCACAGGTTCCCAACTCTGGCGACAACTCAAGCTGCAAAATCAACTGGGCGTGACTCGTGGCCCTTTGAGACGATCGGCACCAGTGAACTACTGA
- a CDS encoding peptidase domain-containing ABC transporter yields MTYTTSLQEFLAGIYPFDQLSPSARAKLSSQGQLLRYRMGQPIVIREKMPPHISILFQGQARLLGFDPRGSAPITLKLLQPGEIIGWVSVIRGIPCETAIASIESVCFTLNIPDFLRWLDSEPVLASAFRSRCALVEIFELLGTELARRAETEANLKELALQSLPNALIMNVAQGKQMSSQLDTSRVWMVSGGASANVPVGSCLNSESITTLIVNGPGSTRLVGIPSDVLSPATSTPPGLAIPSESNRHTTIDDDIPYADAQLVTTSGSYLSEEKAGKRNYPFVRGRGSIEATLACFQMLSQYFGMPFRRDIIRRVITTQDARSGNLSLMHCGAIAELMGLSAQLVNVPSIAVSRLPTPVLLSWQDSFAILYESSERELVLAVPESGIKRIKPSRFIEDWGDEGQALLLKTTKSTPKERFGLNWFIPSIIRHRRVLTEVLIASFFVQLFGLANPLMIQLIIDKVIVQNSINTLHVLGVLLVAVAIFEGLLTSLRTYLFVDTTNRIDMALGSEIIDHLLRLPLRYFERRPVGELATRIGELENIRQFLTGTALTVVLDAVFSVVYIIVMFIYSWLLTLVTLAVIPLFILLTVVVSPIVRQQLRTKAERQAETQSYLVEVLSGISTVKAQNIELRARWKWQERYGRYVSDGFKNVLTSTAASSTSNFLNKLSALLVLWVGAYLVLDGQLSLGQLIAFRIISGYVTGPLLRLAQIWQNFQQTALSLERLSDIVDSPQEADETDRYNIALPPVQGMVKYEDVSFRFGTTGPLQLNNINIEIPAGTFVGIVGQSGSGKSTLTKLLPRLYDPLSGRIIVDGYDINKVELYSLRRQIGIVPQETLLFDGTVQENIALTNPDASSEDIIEAARVAVAHDFIMELPSGYNTRVGERGSALSGGQRQRIAIARTILQSPQLLILDEATSALDYSTERQVCLNLAQVYKGRTVFFITHRLTTIRNADLILMMDQGAVVEQGTHEQLMEQKGRYYCLYLQQEAQL; encoded by the coding sequence ATGACCTATACGACCTCGTTACAAGAATTTCTAGCTGGCATCTATCCGTTTGATCAGCTCTCACCCTCAGCACGAGCCAAACTGTCAAGCCAGGGTCAGTTGCTGCGCTATCGCATGGGTCAGCCCATTGTGATCCGGGAGAAAATGCCTCCTCACATTTCCATCCTGTTTCAGGGGCAAGCCCGTCTGTTGGGATTCGACCCTCGCGGTAGTGCGCCCATCACGTTGAAATTACTGCAACCGGGAGAAATTATTGGCTGGGTGAGTGTGATCAGGGGAATTCCCTGTGAAACAGCAATTGCTTCCATAGAATCCGTTTGTTTTACCCTCAACATCCCTGACTTTTTGCGCTGGTTGGACTCTGAACCCGTTCTGGCGTCTGCCTTTCGCTCTCGTTGCGCTCTGGTAGAAATTTTCGAGCTTTTAGGAACAGAACTGGCACGGCGTGCCGAGACAGAAGCAAATCTCAAAGAACTGGCTCTTCAATCGTTGCCCAATGCCCTAATCATGAATGTGGCTCAGGGTAAGCAGATGTCCAGCCAACTCGACACCAGTCGGGTGTGGATGGTGAGTGGCGGGGCATCAGCGAATGTACCCGTTGGCTCATGCCTCAATTCGGAATCCATAACAACCCTGATCGTCAACGGTCCCGGTTCAACTCGCCTCGTCGGAATTCCATCGGACGTACTCTCCCCCGCCACGTCAACCCCACCCGGATTAGCTATCCCAAGCGAGAGCAATAGGCACACGACAATAGACGACGACATTCCTTATGCGGATGCTCAACTCGTTACGACCTCAGGAAGCTACCTGTCGGAAGAAAAGGCAGGCAAACGAAACTATCCTTTTGTTCGCGGTAGAGGCTCCATTGAGGCAACCTTAGCGTGCTTCCAGATGCTCTCTCAATATTTTGGAATGCCCTTTCGTCGGGATATTATCCGCCGGGTGATTACCACCCAAGACGCACGTTCGGGTAACCTTTCTCTAATGCACTGTGGTGCTATTGCAGAATTAATGGGATTGAGCGCTCAACTGGTCAATGTCCCTTCGATAGCCGTGTCGCGTCTGCCAACCCCAGTCCTGCTCAGTTGGCAAGATAGCTTTGCCATCCTCTACGAGAGTAGCGAACGGGAACTCGTACTGGCAGTGCCCGAAAGTGGAATTAAGCGGATTAAACCCTCTCGTTTCATCGAAGACTGGGGTGACGAGGGACAAGCGCTCCTCCTCAAGACGACCAAATCAACGCCTAAAGAGCGGTTTGGGCTGAACTGGTTTATCCCGTCTATCATTCGCCATCGCCGAGTTTTGACGGAAGTTCTGATTGCTTCTTTCTTTGTGCAACTGTTTGGTCTGGCGAATCCCTTGATGATCCAATTGATCATCGACAAAGTGATTGTGCAAAACAGTATTAACACCCTACACGTCTTGGGTGTTTTGCTGGTCGCCGTGGCAATTTTTGAAGGACTATTAACCAGTCTGCGTACCTACTTATTTGTAGATACGACAAACCGAATTGACATGGCGCTGGGTTCGGAAATTATTGACCACTTGTTGCGCCTACCTTTACGCTATTTTGAACGACGACCGGTGGGGGAATTAGCCACCCGGATTGGTGAGCTAGAAAATATTCGTCAGTTTCTCACAGGCACAGCGCTGACGGTGGTGCTAGATGCGGTTTTCTCCGTCGTCTACATCATTGTTATGTTCATCTACAGTTGGCTGTTGACGTTGGTGACGTTGGCGGTGATTCCTTTATTTATTTTGCTCACTGTTGTTGTTTCTCCCATCGTGCGACAACAGCTACGCACCAAGGCGGAACGTCAGGCGGAAACTCAATCCTATTTAGTGGAAGTTTTATCGGGAATTTCCACCGTGAAAGCCCAAAATATTGAGTTGCGTGCTCGTTGGAAATGGCAAGAACGCTATGGTCGTTATGTGAGTGATGGATTTAAAAATGTTCTGACTTCAACGGCTGCCAGTTCAACCAGTAACTTCTTGAATAAACTCTCGGCTTTGCTGGTGCTTTGGGTGGGAGCTTATTTAGTGTTGGATGGGCAATTAAGTTTAGGGCAGTTGATTGCCTTCCGCATTATTTCAGGGTATGTGACTGGTCCCTTATTGCGGTTAGCGCAAATTTGGCAGAACTTCCAGCAAACCGCACTCTCTTTGGAACGCCTCAGTGATATCGTTGATTCTCCCCAAGAAGCGGACGAAACCGATCGCTACAATATTGCCCTCCCGCCAGTACAGGGAATGGTGAAGTATGAGGATGTCTCGTTTCGCTTTGGCACAACTGGCCCCTTGCAGTTGAACAATATCAATATAGAAATCCCTGCCGGGACATTTGTCGGGATTGTCGGTCAAAGTGGTTCGGGTAAAAGTACTTTAACCAAACTATTGCCTCGACTGTACGATCCCCTCTCCGGACGGATTATTGTGGATGGTTACGATATCAATAAGGTAGAACTGTATTCCCTGCGGCGTCAGATTGGCATTGTTCCTCAGGAAACCCTGCTGTTTGATGGCACTGTACAAGAAAATATTGCCTTAACCAATCCCGATGCGAGTTCTGAAGACATTATCGAGGCGGCAAGGGTGGCAGTCGCCCACGACTTTATTATGGAGTTACCGAGTGGCTACAATACACGAGTTGGGGAGCGGGGTTCGGCCTTATCGGGGGGACAACGGCAGCGAATTGCGATCGCTCGAACGATTTTACAAAGCCCCCAACTGCTGATTCTAGATGAAGCCACCAGTGCTTTGGATTACAGCACGGAACGGCAGGTGTGTTTGAATTTAGCCCAAGTCTATAAAGGACGCACAGTCTTTTTCATCACCCATCGCCTAACGACGATTCGCAACGCCGACCTAATTTTGATGATGGATCAAGGGGCTGTCGTGGAACAAGGCACCCATGAGCAATTGATGGAGCAAAAAGGCCGCTACTATTGCCTCTACCTCCAACAAGAAGCGCAACTATAA
- a CDS encoding HlyD family efflux transporter periplasmic adaptor subunit, with amino-acid sequence MNTHNGSKLDQNNKIALQLPSPPNSPNPDALTHANGNGATSNGNGNGNGNGKSNGNHSQGQAKFDQPVILRQPHHWSRGIIWAIMGVTTFGVIWASIAKIEEAVPAQGKLEPQDKVQEIQAPVAGVVKELYVQDGQSVKKGDVLLRLDPTADKAKLASLNQIRTKLVQENQFYRSALRNPTAPLSPPPETQVELSSELPSLIKSRDALLAENQFYQSRINDNPQGANLSPEQRQRMRFATAELNSRVAAAESEIEQLQKRLDQSQSQLTNAQQRLKTEQKILNDLEPLVSVGGFSRIQYTKQQSEVGTRNAEVQQLTAEQLRLELDIAQAKEQLENTKALTKKELTDLMAGNQKQINDIDSRLDSLKRQLRETIVANEKKIAEIDSQLKQAEVTLNYQELRAPVGGTVFDLKPAAPGFVTNSTEPILKIVPDDALVAKVDITNKDIGFVKVGMPVDVRIDSFPFSEFGDVKGELVSIGSDALPPDEIHRFYRFPAKIKLKKQSLFIKNRQEPLKLQAGMSVSVNIRVRDRTVLSIFTDLFSSKTDSLKNVR; translated from the coding sequence ATGAACACACATAACGGGTCTAAACTAGACCAAAACAATAAGATTGCACTCCAGCTTCCTTCCCCTCCCAACTCACCTAATCCAGACGCACTCACCCACGCTAATGGTAATGGTGCAACCTCCAATGGCAATGGCAATGGCAATGGTAACGGCAAGAGTAACGGCAATCACTCCCAGGGACAAGCCAAATTTGATCAGCCGGTTATTTTACGACAACCTCACCATTGGTCACGGGGCATTATCTGGGCGATTATGGGTGTAACCACCTTTGGCGTGATTTGGGCCAGTATTGCCAAAATCGAGGAAGCGGTTCCCGCTCAAGGGAAACTGGAGCCACAAGACAAAGTTCAGGAGATCCAAGCTCCTGTTGCCGGGGTGGTGAAAGAACTCTATGTCCAGGATGGGCAGTCGGTGAAAAAAGGGGATGTGTTGCTCAGACTTGATCCCACCGCTGATAAAGCTAAACTCGCTTCCCTCAATCAAATCCGTACGAAGTTAGTTCAAGAAAACCAATTTTATCGCTCAGCCCTCCGCAATCCCACGGCCCCACTCAGTCCACCGCCAGAAACCCAGGTGGAGTTGTCCTCAGAACTTCCTTCTCTGATTAAAAGTCGAGACGCTCTATTGGCTGAAAATCAGTTTTATCAGAGTCGAATTAATGATAACCCTCAAGGCGCTAACCTTAGCCCCGAACAACGGCAACGGATGCGGTTTGCCACAGCAGAGCTCAATTCTCGTGTGGCGGCAGCTGAGTCAGAAATTGAACAGCTCCAAAAACGGCTGGATCAGAGCCAATCTCAACTAACTAATGCCCAACAACGGTTGAAAACTGAGCAGAAGATTCTTAACGATTTGGAGCCTCTGGTTAGTGTAGGGGGTTTTTCTCGCATTCAGTACACCAAGCAGCAAAGCGAGGTGGGAACACGAAACGCTGAAGTGCAACAGTTAACCGCTGAACAATTGCGCCTGGAATTAGATATTGCTCAGGCGAAAGAACAGTTAGAAAATACCAAAGCTCTGACTAAAAAAGAGTTAACCGATCTCATGGCTGGAAATCAGAAACAAATTAACGATATTGATTCCCGGCTAGACTCCCTTAAACGTCAATTGAGGGAAACAATTGTCGCTAATGAGAAAAAAATTGCGGAAATTGATAGCCAGTTGAAGCAGGCGGAAGTCACGCTCAATTATCAAGAGCTACGTGCCCCTGTGGGTGGAACAGTCTTTGATTTGAAACCTGCGGCTCCCGGTTTTGTTACCAATTCTACAGAACCAATTCTGAAAATTGTTCCGGATGATGCCCTAGTGGCTAAGGTTGATATCACCAATAAAGATATTGGGTTTGTCAAAGTAGGAATGCCGGTTGATGTCAGGATTGACTCGTTTCCTTTTAGTGAGTTTGGGGATGTTAAAGGGGAATTAGTCTCAATTGGTTCTGATGCTTTACCCCCTGATGAAATTCATCGCTTTTATCGGTTTCCCGCAAAAATCAAGTTAAAGAAACAGTCCCTGTTCATTAAAAACCGTCAGGAACCCCTTAAATTGCAAGCGGGGATGTCAGTCAGCGTCAATATTCGAGTGCGCGATCGCACCGTGTTGAGCATTTTCACCGACCTGTTTTCTTCTAAAACAGATAGCCTGAAAAACGTTCGCTAG